The DNA window CCAGTTTGGTGTTTATTAACGAGGACTGCTTCATCCACGAAGCAAACGCCACCGAGCGAATAAAACGGGTGATATCACTGCACCCGGATACGTTATTCTTTATCTTTATGGCCATTACCAACGTACATTTCGACGATTACTTATATGTTCGCAAGAATGTCATCATATCGTCAAAATCCATCAAACCAGAGACTATGAATCAGCTACTTAGTCACTATCTCGAGAAAAAGTCCCTTCGGGTGGAGAAGTCCTCCCTGGATCAAACGCCGGTCACGTTGAGCCAGACCGAATCGAACATGTTACGCATGTGGATGTCCGGTCAAGGTACCATCCAGATATCAGACCAGATGCAAATAAAAGCTAAAACGGTCTCTTCACACAAGGGAAACATCAAGCGGAAAATAAAAACGCACAACAAGCAAATCATATACCACGTTGTTCGTTTGACTGACACGCTGACCAGTGGAATATTTGTCAATAGCCGTTAAACATACAGAGAATGCCCCCCACTCTGTTTTGGCCGTCGTTAAATATCCGGTGATAATGTAATCCGGGTGTCAAGCGTCGGAAACGCCAAAAGAATACCTGCTGCGTTATCCCCCGCTAGCGCAACGGGTATTTTTTTACATAGATAAAATAAATCCTACCGTAACGAAATAGTCTCAAAATAGACTATTTCACAAGTTGATTAATGAGATTACCCGAAGTCACTGCCCGCGTTCGCGGTGCGGCTCCACAAAGGTGCCGTCGCGGCTATCTATTTCATTAAAGAACCACACGCCCGCCGGATAATCCTCAAGGGAAACCAGATACATGGTGCCCTCGTTGAACACCTCTACGGCCAGGATGACGCCTTCCCGCCGTGGGCCGCCGTCTGTTTTTACCGTCACGCGATCGTTAACCTGCATACCTTCCCCCATTATTTGCGATTGGCGTCAGTGTATTACAAAACGCAGGGAGAACACACCGCCCTGTCCTGCCACACTCTGCTATCAGCGTAGCAGCCATCAGGATTTTTCACTTCCTTAACATTTTGGCCGCAGAATCTTAAGCTGGCCCCGCGTAACCTGTCCGTAGGCGTTTCCCCCCCAGAGAAGCGCTCGCAAATGAAGAAGTAACAAGGAACTTTTGCCCGCTGACTTGCGGGCTTTTTTTTGCCCTGCGCCAAATTACAGGCATAAAAAAACCCGCCGCAGCGGGTTCTTTTCAATCAGCGGTAAACGCCAATTAGATAGCGGTAACGTTAGCCGCAGATGGACCTTTCGCACCGTTCTCGATAGAGAACTGTACGTTCTGGCCTTCAGCCAGGGTCTTGAAGCCTTGATCCTGGATAGCAGAGAAGTGTACGAATACGTCTTTGCTGCCGTCTGCTGGGGTGATGAAACCAAAACCTTTAGCTTCGTTGAACCACTTCACTTGACCTTTGATCATGTTGGACATGTCTAATTTCCTTCAATAATAATGTAAGCCGCCATGGGCGAGATAGCCGGTCATCAGTTACTTATGGAGGCACTGGAAAGGAAATTCGTCAGAGAAGGGCTATCCGGGATAACGCTTTAAATTTGAACTACTTTACTCAAAATGTCGTGCATAAATAGGTCTGTACCACAGGCCGACATCATTAACTCATGAGCGAGCAGCAATAGCAACCTTTTTCGCCGTGATGAGACGCTAATCGCGGCTAAGCGCACAGGATTTGACCCTGCTTGCCGATGGAATCGCCGTCTGGCGTATCCGTAACACCCTGCTCAAATGATAGTAATTCTCGTTCTGCTGTTCTATAGTTGCCTGGCGAAATCATCCAGGGAGACTCACCATGCCGAGATGGCTCACATTACCGACCGCCTGCCGCGCCGCGCTGCTGGCCTTTGCCACTTGCAGCGCCCCGCTTGGCGCGCTGGAGTTGAATTATCAGCCTCCAGAGCCCAGTGCTGCCCCTGCCCCTAAACCGGTGGCGCCGCCAGGGCCGGCCCCCAAGGCGGCGAAATCGCCGATTACCTGGGTGGAAGCGCGAGATAAAAGCGGCTTTCGCGTCGATATCGAGTGCGATCATCCGGGTTGCAGCAAGCCGCGCACCAAACCTTACCCCGCGTATGAAGGCCCGGTGAAGAAAACCGATCGCCGCCGCCAATCCGATCCTTATTCCACCAACCAGGATCCCGATTACAACATTCAGTTAGGTTATGAATGGTAATAGCGCTTTCGGAGTAATGCCTATACACCCCGCTATCACGGCCGCTTAGAATAGCGTCAGTTCACCACTCCTCCTGGTGTTGAACCTAACAAGCTGTGTTGCAAATCTTTATGCGCCTCCCTATAGGCGCTTTTTTTTTTGCCTCTCGTCATCGCGCTTTGCCGATTACAGATTGGTCTCATTGCCCGACTAAGTGATGAATGTCACAAATACGCCTCTTTGCCATTCTTATTTCGGAGGTGATGTTCATGGCCACAGGATCCCTTGCTCTCTTGGCCGTCTTGGCCGGCATTGCGGGCTATGCGCTCTACAAGCATTTCAAATCTCAGAAGAAAAGCGCATTGGTTCGCCCGTACGATCGGTAACCGGCAACGCATTTTCACCGCAAAGGCGCGGCTCACCGCACGCCGCGCCTTCGCTGATTGTCATCCTTTCATCACAAAAATGTCACAATATGGCCATATCATGATTGGCGATTATCCGCTCTGGCTTAACACCAAGGATTTCGCCCATGACCCTAATTAAAGCTGCAAACCACCAGGAAGCAGAAAAGCTCATCCGCGCCGGCACGGCCAAGAAAATCGAACTGGCCTACGATATCGACAGCGACGATTTCTTCCAGCTTGCCAGCCTGTGGTGCGATAAAGGCGCCAAGATCTCCAAAGGAAAAGAACACTTTATCGTCTCGTTAAAAGGATTCCGCATCCCGCCTAACGATTGATCGCCTGCCGCCCATCGCGGCGGCTTCGCCCCTTCCTCGCAAAACCGCTCTATTCGACCACGCGCACCTCATTCGATTTCGCTAAGCTAACGGCAGACTTTATTGCGGGCGTTCCGCCTGATAGCCGCGTCCACCACGATGAGGAGAGTGACCATGTCAACAAATGCAGCGCTGCCCGGCAAGATGAAAGCGATTGAGATCAGCCAGCCAGGCGCCCCCGAGGTTCTGGTCGTCACCGAGCGCCCGGTACCCGTCCCGCAAGCGGGCGAACTGCTGGTGAAAATTGCCGCCGCCGGCGTTAACCGCCCCGACGTGTTGCAGCGCCAGGGAAACTATGCGCCACCGCCGGGCGCTTCGGATATCCCCGGTCTGGAAATCGCCGGCGAAGTGGTGGCCCTCGGCGAAGGCGTAACCCATTTCGCTCTTGGCGATCGGGTTTGCGCCCTCATCGCCGGCGGCGGCTATGCGGAATACTGCACCGTACATGAAAGCAATGCGCTGCCGGTGCCGGCGGGTCTGAGCCTGACCGAGGCCGCCGCACTGCCGGAAACCTTCTTTACCGTCTGGGTCAACGTGTTCCAACGCGGCCACCTCAAAGCCGGCGAAACCGTGTTGATCCACGGCGGCACTTCCGGTATCGGCACGGTCGCCACCATGCTGGCGAAAGCCTTCTGTGCACAGGTGATCACCACCGTCGGCTCCGAAGATAAACGCCAGGCCAGTCTGGCGCTGGGCGCCGACGTGGCGATTAATTACCGCAACGAAGACTTTGTCACGCGCACCAAAGAGGTCACCGGCGGCAAAGGCGCCGACGTAATCGTCGATCTGATCGCCGGCGACTATGTCGCCAAGAACTATCAGGCAGCGGCGATGGAAGGCCGCATCGTGCAAATCGGCACGCAACATGGCGTGGTGAAAGAGTTAAACCTGATGCCGCTGCTGTTGAAACGCCTGACCCATACCGGTTCAACGCTGCGCTCACGCAGCGTCGCGGACAAGGCGCAGATTGCCGCCGAGCTGCAAGAGAAGGTTTGGCCGCTGCTGGAACGCGGCGTGCTGAAACCGCAGATCTTTAAAACCTTCCCGCTTGAGCAGGCCGCCGCAGCGCATACGCTGATGGAGTCCAGCGAGCATATCGGCAAAATCATGCTGACGTTCTAAGACCGTTCCCCGCCGCCTCACGGCGGGGAAGCCAATACGCCACTCAGGGAATGATGCCGCGACGGCGGAACTCATCAAACAGCGTGATAAACATGGTTTCGGTTTCAATAAACTGATGGAAACCCAAACGCCGCGCCTTGCTGCCGTCCGCGAACATGTCATAGTCCCAGGAAAAGACGAAATCGGCGAAACGCCAGCCAGCCACCGCGCGATAATCAGCCTCGGTCAAAGAGTGCCGCTGCGCCAGCTCCCGCCACAGCGGCGCTTTGTCGGCCATCATGCTCTCCAGCGTCATCGACAACGGTGGCGCACATTCCAGCCCGAAGTACGCGGCGATTTTCGGCCACATTTCGCTCCAGCGAAACAGATCGCCGTTGTTGATGTTAAACGCCTGATTGGCCGCCGCAGGTTCGGTCGCCGCCCACAGAGTGGCGCGCGCCAACAGCCCGGCGTCGGTCATTTCCAACAGGCTGTGGTAAGCGCCCGGCTTACCGGGAAAGCGCAGCGGCAGCCCGAGCGCTTTACTGATGGAGGCGTAAACCGCGATGCTTAACGCCAGATTCATCGGGTTGCCGAGCGAGAAGCCCCCCACCACGCTCGGGCGAATGGCGCTCCAGCGCCAGCGCTTGCCTGC is part of the Serratia surfactantfaciens genome and encodes:
- the rcsA gene encoding transcriptional regulator RcsA — its product is MPTIIMDSCSYTRLGLTDYLTSHGVKKRHINAIEDIDSLHEKCSKLNPSLVFINEDCFIHEANATERIKRVISLHPDTLFFIFMAITNVHFDDYLYVRKNVIISSKSIKPETMNQLLSHYLEKKSLRVEKSSLDQTPVTLSQTESNMLRMWMSGQGTIQISDQMQIKAKTVSSHKGNIKRKIKTHNKQIIYHVVRLTDTLTSGIFVNSR
- the dsrB gene encoding protein DsrB, translating into MQVNDRVTVKTDGGPRREGVILAVEVFNEGTMYLVSLEDYPAGVWFFNEIDSRDGTFVEPHRERGQ
- the cspE gene encoding transcription antiterminator/RNA stability regulator CspE, which produces MSNMIKGQVKWFNEAKGFGFITPADGSKDVFVHFSAIQDQGFKTLAEGQNVQFSIENGAKGPSAANVTAI
- a CDS encoding NAD(P)H-quinone oxidoreductase; translated protein: MSTNAALPGKMKAIEISQPGAPEVLVVTERPVPVPQAGELLVKIAAAGVNRPDVLQRQGNYAPPPGASDIPGLEIAGEVVALGEGVTHFALGDRVCALIAGGGYAEYCTVHESNALPVPAGLSLTEAAALPETFFTVWVNVFQRGHLKAGETVLIHGGTSGIGTVATMLAKAFCAQVITTVGSEDKRQASLALGADVAINYRNEDFVTRTKEVTGGKGADVIVDLIAGDYVAKNYQAAAMEGRIVQIGTQHGVVKELNLMPLLLKRLTHTGSTLRSRSVADKAQIAAELQEKVWPLLERGVLKPQIFKTFPLEQAAAAHTLMESSEHIGKIMLTF
- a CDS encoding SDR family oxidoreductase, with translation MNAMRQALVIGANGVIGRRLIEELTGLGWPVVGVSRRGGQPAPGVSHLQVDLLDAAATRDALRPLSAISHVFYAAYQDAPDWAGLVAPNLQMLQHVVEGLEPIAPALEHISLMQGYKVYGAHLGPFKTPARESDAGHMPPEFNMAQQQYLAQRQAGKRWRWSAIRPSVVGGFSLGNPMNLALSIAVYASISKALGLPLRFPGKPGAYHSLLEMTDAGLLARATLWAATEPAAANQAFNINNGDLFRWSEMWPKIAAYFGLECAPPLSMTLESMMADKAPLWRELAQRHSLTEADYRAVAGWRFADFVFSWDYDMFADGSKARRLGFHQFIETETMFITLFDEFRRRGIIP